A portion of the Lolium rigidum isolate FL_2022 chromosome 1, APGP_CSIRO_Lrig_0.1, whole genome shotgun sequence genome contains these proteins:
- the LOC124683802 gene encoding transcription factor HY5-like — MQDQTTTTTSSPHSSSDRSSSSAPHSKQGMDSDDDIGRVPEFRLDQGGPSTSGREPVAAGTSSEQAQSAAAAQTTSRRRGRSPADKEHRRLKRLLRNRVSAQQARERKKAYMGELETKVKDLENRNSELEERLSTLQNENQMLRQILKNTTGNRRGPGSGAGAGDG, encoded by the exons ATGCAAGACCAGACGACCACCACGACGAGCTCGCCGCATTCCAGCAGCGACAGGTCGTCCAGCTCTGCGCCTCACTCCAAGCAAG ggatggacagcgacgacgacatagGGAGGGTGCCGGAGTTCAGGCTGGACCAGGGAGGTCCATCGACGTCGGGAAGGGAGCCAGTGGCTGCCGGGACATCATCCGAGCAGGCACAGTCGGCGGCGGCAGCGCAGACCACCTCGCGCCGCCGCGGCCGTAGCCCGGCAGACAAGGAGCATCGCCGACTCAAAAG GTTGCTGAGGAACCGGGTGTCCGCGCAGcaagcgcgggagaggaagaaggCGTACATGGGTGAGCTGGAGACGaaggtgaaggacttggagaatagAAATTCAGAGCTTGAGGAGAGGCTCTCCACCCTGCAGAACGAGAACCAAATGCTTAGACAG ATACTGAAGAACACCACCGGTAACAGGAGAGGACCAGGTAGCGGTGCCGGCGCCGGAGA